The nucleotide window CGaatttcgtccatgtggtttcatTTTCATTGCAATTTTCATCCTTCTCATTCACATAATTGGAATGAAATAGCagatttttaacaaaccacaagAACAAAAATTGCTACAAAATCGAAGCCTTTTGCACGAAAATGGAAATAAAATTGAAACATTGAGGACGAAAATAGAATTAATCCATTATTTGCAATCAAATTCTGGACATTGATTATTAGTGTTATTAACATCACTTCGAGTAGTATAAGTATTAAGGTAATTACCTTGGCAAAGTTCCTTCGAGCAGCAAAACCAGCGAAAAAACATCTTATGGTTACAGCCTGTGATGTAATGGTTTATCATTATGTCAAATAAGTTTTTGTTATGACATTGATTTCTTTTCAACTAAAGCTTATATATGAATTGATAAGTACCTGGATAAGTGAAGCTGCAGATCGGCATGCACCAGCAGCGGCACCGATGGGGACAAAAAGATGCGGAAAAAGCAGGAGTCAAGATTTCCATACCAAAAGCAACATTTTCCAAAAAATTAGCAAATAATCTCCATCCATTCGGATTAGCAGCATACTGCCGGCCAAATTTtgacaaaaatattttgcttAAATACCCGATCCAATCCTTGAGTACCCAATTCACATCCTTTATCATAACCTTATATTCATTCCACTCCATCTATTAAAAGAAAAATCGACAATCATATGTTTTTCGTGTTTAAAAAAAGAACAAGAATTAGTGGATGAAAAGTGACGTACGGGGGCCGAGATACTTGAGGCATCGTTGTCGATATTTTGATCTTGGACCAGCTAATACAATATATGGGTCCCATTTATTTGATTAGAGACAAAAACTCATCATGCCTGGCTAAACAAACAAACAGCCACGTTAACATATTATGACTCTAAAACCATTTAAAATCAGAAAAAAATTTACCATCAAATATTCCAAATCTTAGCTAAGCCATTTTGTGAACCGGTGTCAAGAAGCCTCTCATCCATCTGCAAATAGTTCGTGATGTTGATGCATTATAGAATTTACGGGTTCTGTTTGGTTCTTATGAAATTCAAAGATCTAGATTCTCTCTAAATCTAAACACAAAAAGGTAAATCAAAACTTTTTaatagacaaaaaaaaaaaaacaaacctcaGTTGTCCGACCAAAAGCATTCCACGTTCAGACACCATCAAATGAATATAGTCCTTCAAGCCCTAGAAAAAAGACGTGCAGGTAGAATTCTTTCAATTCGGTGCTTATCATCAAAATACTTCTTGCTAACATGAATCCGTTatggaacaacaacaacaaagatGTGAGGTAGATTATATGTGAAGAAACAAAATAACATCAGAAAGAGAAATCAAAAGAATAAAATTAAAACCTACGCTAAGAAAAATAGATTGAAGGGTAAAAACACATACCTTCAATAGCGGAAGAAGATCTGATTAGAGAGATAAGAAATCGCTGTGACGTCCAGAAAGGTTGAGTGGATCTAGGGTTTGGTTTTAGGGTTGTGGAGAATGTTGAAGAGTGTGAAAGAAGAATTAGAAAAAAAGACATATATAAAGGATCCATCATGATTGATCCAAACCCAAAAGTCCGACCCGACGCTTTCCGGATCCCGTGTCCATTGTGAATTAGTGTGTGCATTGAGAAATCAAAATGGATTCCCTCCCAAACTCACAAAACACCTCAACCATAAGTTGCCACATATCATCAAAAAGCTCCAAAATCACATGCCACATggcccaaatccatctcatttatatatatatatatatctactaCTAAAGGGTATTTGGATTATGACAGTAATACTTAGAAAGAGGAAGAAAAAAAAGGATTTAAAAATTATGGTGATTTGATAAGCACATATTATGAGTTTGGAAAAATAGAGCAACACCACTAAGAGAACAAAACACATTTTAGAAGAGTTATCaaaacttcatcttcttcatgtGCTTATTAGAACATCATTTTGTTTCTTGTGGGTTCCATGATTTCTTATGGTTTCCAAATTATGTGGGAGTTAAATAAATGTATCTAGCAACGAATAGAAAACTAAAATAACTTACATGCGGAATTCGAATAGCGTCAGGAAATGAATGACAAAGAGTAGAGCAGGGCGTCGCGGTGTTCCTCGTGGCTTCAAACCGGTTCGTGAGGTTAGCGAATGGAGACACCGATCAGTTACGTACGGGAAGCATGGAGTTTAGTTTTTTTATACGACAACTAAGACGTTGGACCAGAAACAAAGGCTTGGATTACCGGGATGTCTGGTGAAAATTTGAATGAAGGTGGTGACTACTTTGGGATCATCATGTGTTCGCAAAATTATTACCTTTAACTGAGAAGTATGATTATTATATCGATTACTTGTTGTAGTGTTCTTTATGGGCATTGAAAGCATACAATGATTGGTGATCGTTCGAAGAATTATGAGACCTTCAATTTCTTTTAAGCCATCATACTTTATTGCAATTCATGGTTCACTTTTAATACAAATGTATTTAAGAGGTtcataatgaaggttgtaaaaaagttgatataactaaatttttaagtATATATAGATTGTTACGTCTATGAATAGTACTTTGATACGTGCTCTTTGCCATGTTGCAAAGTGTGTGCTTTACTTTTTTAGACTAACAACTTTTTTTAAACACAAATACAATTCTATGGGATTCCGTAACAAGAACATGGTTTGGTGGAGCTAGTGCCCTTGCCTACCCCCAACTCAAATTCGAATTTAGGTTGGGCAACTGCTACTTTTGCATGCTTATTTTTTCGAGCgatttaatttcattttcattgatgtaacacctcgtgttttcgaatgtcaaagtcaaagtcaaagtccaagtccaagtcaagtttgacttctttgactgtaattagtctattttatattttatttgtattatgtggagtaagtgttgtaatcaaaggaatcgaagtaatcgaacgtttATTTGCGCGAGCCGATCTACGACATttaatagtaggaagtaacaatgcgataaagtcaactaatcaataatcaagctaatcgaatcatcatcaaactcgaaGCTCGAATTACGCGGAACTTtggttgttattatacgtgtgtgtgtgccttatgtgttatttgtgcatgtttactttatgttatgtgtggtgatcaatcaaatctatcgaatcgaaactcgaaactcaagcgaactcaatcgaaatcaagTTGTGACAATCAGTGGTGAAAGGATTACGCGAGATATAGAtaattgtatgttagatatagtgattgggactaaaagtaatttgaatagaaactctatcgtattcgtatcatctttaatcgaaatcgaaatatcaaaaatcgtcgcaccgaacgtccgagacaggctgttgatcgatcaggccctagccgatcgaacagcccagccgattggACGGACTGTCTGATCGAggaggctgtccgatcggggtgcctggccgatcggccagccctttcctcttcgggaagcctataaatagccctgtcattgtcattctttccacttttggaaaccctctgaccggacagctcgtgctccccttctttcctcagatttcttccgattttggtaagttttcatcctaaatcttgtactttcttgatcaatacacactcctacacctttctatctttcaaatcttaacttttaaccgtgaaatcatcaagattcaagcattataggatgatgtcatcatggtgttcttgaagaacttcatgttttgacctcaACTCACCAcgaatagcttggatctaaccgatttccacataaacaaactaagatctatcacagatctgaacatttacatggtgtgaaggattgaaagaaggatttccaactttctttcaactcttttacactcaatgccttcaaaccggtataaacggagcttgagtcaactcaccaatcattctaatggatgagtggttcaagattcggattctatctacgaggttcactgacttcgggttaaacatcaaactaccattccgaacagttcaccggtcggacttgggtgattcctgtccgagcgggggaaacaagtaagaacgaaggttccatggttcaactcgttgtcaaaatacctcaatataacgtcaaacaatcaaaacagctAAGTGTTAGACGATCAGGCCGACCAGGTccggatgctgaccgatcggttaggctgtccgaacgaacagcccaaccgatcggacatgtcaacCGATCGaccatgccagccgatcggctagcacatggtcccacactttaacaattttATGAAGTCTGGTATGgaacgaagtgctgttcgatcgaactacggtttgatttgaattactcttcggatcatgagatactatgcttcaacacttaatcgatttccaattcgttcgacgcattggagtaccacccgatcgaacatgccatccgatcaggtgacatcctgctgaggactccTTATTGAAGCACCTAACCGATCGGtcaagccgaccgatcgaacgacccgttcgatcgatcgacctgaacgGTAAGGACACTTCAATATTCTCAAttgctacaacgaaaacctcaaaaggtcaagccatcatacacaaacacatcctacttaaaggaagaaacaatccactcgaacagcccaaccgatcgagcctaccggccgatcgaacaggctgtccgaacggactgtccaaccgaacgaacaacccgcccgatcgaacctgccgatcgaccgaccaggctgttcgacccatcagcACTTGTActcgttttacgcgttgcttattgtatactatcgaactatttaggctaaccctactctcaagcgctcccctCAATCCATCAATCAGTCGCTGTGAGTATaccgatccctttttgctttagcacttttgggtgttacatacgttacttatctcaaatcacaatcgaacacactactcaattatttgaacgttaaccgttaccgcatgtattacgtgactaaatgaatgcttgttgttatgtttacacatggaatgctgtctacctgccttaacgacgatagtactatagtttggactcagcacccgttcacacgggggttgttaaggaccattacttgcatggattatggtggtaatcatgtattgcgaactgcctcgggcagtcaacccgcagtcattggtatcgatagatccatgtcgataactaacatgcttcgttttcctctgtgtacgtgctggttatgcataaactatttcaaactctattatgctactatcaaacttgtatgctcacctttacattatatgtattgactttattttaacgtatgtgacaggcaattaggatgcttatctgctaggaagacgagctaggaataagcgtctagagcatagttgtctgtagatcttgcagatcgagtctctagaagcatttgaacaatatttatatttttatttaaatctgagttgtcggagcagtatatttgactagatgcttatctgtaataacttgttttattatttgggatatggtatgggacgtattatttaaactaaatagtaatgatagttgttacggaaacttctggacaatctgtttcgctcagtgccatgccccgataattccgccatcggttggggtgtgacaattgatGTTTTTTCTTTAGCAAATAAATCTCTCCCTTCATCTGGGACAACGATAAAACTTAATGTGTATCTTGAAGTTTGATTTCGTTCAAATACATATGGGGAGAGGTGCAACATGCAGACGTGTTAGCCAACTAGTTTCTTTGATATAAAAAAAGATAACTTAAATACTGTATTATTAAAATATTACATGATTACAATTACAAAGTCTATATCTCCCGTATCGTAAGACACAACCCTCTAGTTGTAACAAAAGTTATACTGTAATCCTTAAAATTGTCGTTTAAGAAAAAGAAAAGGCTAAGACCATACGGTGTGTGCGTGGATTAACGGTGTTTATGCCTTTTCACGCCGCACACACCACACCGTCGACGACGTTGTGAGTGGCGTTTATGGATGGGGGTGCAATTCTCCACCGGCGTTGTGAATAAATGTGTGTCAACGTGGCACGTTATGAATGAGTTGCATATAGCCGTTGGACTCCAACGACATTATTTAAAAGATAagatttttcatttaaaaaatatatttgacCACATCGATATAAAAACtcatcattttcaccattttCAGCTCAGTCTCTTCTTCCCAAtcttaatttttataaaatctcTTAACCTTCTATAAAAAAATAATACTTGGTTCGGTTTTTTAGCtttccttttgttttttaatttatgtagtttttttaagttaaattatgtaacctttttttttaatttatgtatttttttatttacattttctttttttattattgttaattattatatacgtatttaaaaaaaattaaatacgcATTATACATAAAAATGATACCACAAAATAGGTGTCACGTGTTAAATAACACTACTGTTTCACGCCCCTTCCCACATCCCGCGTTTTGACACAACGCCCCGTTTCTAACGCGTGTGAACATATCGTCCACGTATTGAATAACGTCCGCCTTTCAAGGACTTGCACATATGGTCTAACCCAAGCCCAAATAGATAAATGCTGAAAACGAAGGCGAGTCGCACCCGTTTTCTATGAATTGGATTTGATTTATAAAGTAAAGCATCTGCTGATTAAATTAAATTTTTTGAATATATCCCTTCCATAGCCACCATAGGTCACTTGTTGCAGACGGGTGATCGAGCTCATTAACAATGGCGGAACCAAAGACCAAATACGATCGTCAACTCAGGTACCTCTTCTCTCTTAATCTATCTCCACTCTCCTTTTTCCCCTATTCAATTTCATAAACCCTAGCTCTTTTAATTTCCAACCTTTACTTCGATTTCACGCTTATCTTCAGTCTAATATCTAACCCTTGCATAAGCATCAAAAGCTTACTTTTATTTTCATATCATATCGGACTGTATGTTTGGTACCACTACCTTAGTGGACTCGATATTTAATTTGATTTTGCAAGCCCTCAAGTTGCATCATAATTGAAAACACTACCAAGGGAAATTGGTCATATTAGATAGGCAAAGAGGGGGGAATGTATTGTGTTAGGGATGTCTAGCTAGGCTTGAGCAAACTTTAGGTTTGTCATTTAACAACTCTGCAGCTTATAACAATGATGTTCTTCATATACCTTTTTTACTTGCTCATATCTCTTTCAATTTAACTACCCAAACCAATTCAAAGGCTACTTTAGGTTAAACCCTACTGATTGTCAATCTTCATTCTAATCATCAAaagattggggggggggggggtagggaaCTATCTAAAGGAAGGTACATGTTTGTAATGTGTATAGTTTAGACCATAGGGTGTGGTTTGGGTAGTCCCTTTGgggactacccaagggtgtggaGGATGGTCCTATTCCTCCGTTCTAAACCTCGCCGTTCTAAACCTTGCCGATAACAAACTCACCGGATCTATTCCTCCGTCGATTGTAAACTTAAACCGCTTAATGCATCTAGAACTAAGCAGCAATCAGATCTCCGGCGAGCTTCCGTCAGATCTCGGAAAACTATCAATGATGAGCAGATGTTTACTAAACCAGAATCAACTCACCTGATCTATTCCGGCATCAATCGCCGGAATCTACCGGTTAGCAGATCTAGATCTATCAATGAACAAAATCTCCGGTTCAATTCCGGAACAAATCAGTTCAATGCAGGTGTTATCTACACTTAACCTAGACAGTAACCAACTTACCGGCAAACTTCCGGTGAATTTGTTGAGCAACTCCGGTTTGAGTATTGTGAATTTGAGCCGGAACGGTTTTGAAGGGGGCCCACTTTTCAAACATCACGCTGACACGCTTGTCTCCAACGTCTTCTTTGGGCCGGACGCGACGCGACATGACGAGGGGGAGGGGGCGGTGTGGGACGATTCCCACACCGTTCGGTCTTAGGAGACTGCCTGGCAGCTAATTTATAAAACTAGAAACCAGATACTATATTCTTCATTATATTTATTACTAGTTTAGTTTTAGGATTTATTTGCATATATCCCATTGGCCCCAGATAGATATCTCACTTGTATATATTGAGGGTTCCTCCTCCATTGCAATTTAGGTATATTCTCTATTCACATTTAAATTTACATATATAATCAAAATTTAACATATCAGTACATGAGTATATCCTCAATATTCTCTTGAATCACATCTGGTTTTCAGTAATAGATTTCAAGTGTTAATGCAGGATCTGGGGTGAGCAAGGGCAAGCTGCACTTGAGAAAGCTAGTATATGCTTGCTTAATTGTGGACCCACTGGTTCCGAGACACTCAAAAACCTTGTTCTTGGTGGTATTGGAAGTATTACTGTTGTTGACGGTTCTAAAGTTGAACATGGAGACCTTGGAAATAATTTTATGGGTATGGCCTTAAGTGAAATTTTCTTGTCTTTAAGTTTAATTTTATTAATCTTCATGTGTTGTGTTATTTTCACAGTCAGTGAGTCAAGTCTTGGCCAGCCAAAGGCAAAATGCGTTTGTGCTTTTCTTCAGGAACTTAATGATGCTGTTAAAGCCAAATTTATCGAAGAACATCCAGTCACTTTAATTGAGACAAACCCTTCATTTTTTTCTCAGTTTACCTTGGTTGTAGCCACTCAGGTAAATATGCTACATTTTTCAACAACTGAGTTTATGACTCAACAGATACTGTATAAAGTCTTTTGCTTTATCTATATCATTTATGGTTTGTGTTTGCATTATAATGTACATTATACACGTTTCTGAGTTTTTCTACATAAATATTTGATGtataatgaatcgtctgtaagtCCCTGACCCCATCAACAATTTATATTTCGCTAATTTTGGATTTTTAAATTCAGCTGGTTGAAGATTCTATGGTGAAGTTGGACCGCATTTGTCGCGATGCAAATGTTATGTTAATATTTGCACGCTCATATGGCCTCACCGGGTTTGTTCGAATCAGTGTGAAGGTACATGTGAATTTTATCTTGATTTTTTTTTCCATCAGTTGGGCTAAAAATATCATTCTCAGGACAAACTCAAATGAATACAATGTTTTTTTTTCCATGCGAATATTATAACCTGGGACAATTGTGCATGTCCTAAATTTGCATCATCGTAGTTACCCtttcaaaacacaataattattatatttactCATTAAACAGTAAATAAGATTATAACAATCTGTATACCCAAATAAACGAGGAGAACGTTGTATGTTGAGATGATTCTAAGTAATAATGTTAAATATCTATTTGTTTGCCCAGTCAAACAGATTATACGAAGTAACTGGTTTTACTTTATTTACTATGGAACGAGTGGATGTGATATTAATTTTATGTTTTGAAAGggtaaatatgatattattaaATTTAGGAGATATAacatttaaatattttttttggaGGATATATATGAAATTAGTTATTGTCATTCATTGTAGTCTCATCATCGATATAGGCCAAATGTAAACTTTTTCACAGACTGATGATAATCTTGTTTTCCATTACGTTACAGGAACATGCAGTGATAGAGTCAAAGCCTGATCATTTTCTGGATGATCTCCGGTTAAATAATCCATGGCCTGAACTTAAAAAGTTGGTATTTTTTAACTGAAGATATTTCTATTAGTAACTAGGAGTAGTTTGTTGTTTTATATACGAGATATTAATTCTTATTATGTGGTTTTAGGTTTACTGAGAACGTCGACTTAGATACATCTGATCCTGTAGTCCATAAACATATCCCATACATTTTAATTCTTGTGAAGACAGCGGAGGAGTGGGCCAAAAGTCATGGTGGAAGGCTGCCGTCGACTAGGGAAGAGAAAAAAGAATTCAAGGTCTTTACTTAATTACCCAAGATCATGAATTTATGTTTCAGTAGTATTTTATGATGGTTACTTTGGAATTTGTAGGAAGTAATAAAAGCAAAAATGGTTGCAACAGATGAAGACAATTTTAAAGAAGCTATTGAGGCCTCATTCAAAGTTTTTGCTTCACAGGGAATCAGTAAGTACTGTAACATAGTCGTCTACTAAAGGGTTCTAGATATTATCATTTTGAATCCGTTTTCTAATGTTGTATATATCATATAGTATTCGGACGTCAGAGACGGTCGATTGGGCTTTTGACAATTGCTCTAGTTTTTGACTATCTATAAGAAACTGAAATTAGTAGTAAAACTCTTTTGCACGAATTACACTTTCTATTCTGTAAATGATTAATAAATATAAGTTGACAAACAAGTTTTGTCTTTGTAGATAATATAACGACTAGTAATGATAATATTAATGAAAACTATTGTTTTAAACACCAGGTTCAGATTTGAAACGTATACTTGATGATACGTGTGCTGAAGTCGATTCTGGTGCATCTGATTTTTGGGTGATGGTGGCAGCATTAAAGGTAGTTTGACTGtcaatttataatttttttagttttagaaAAAAATGTTGTCTCCAGGTCAGAAAAATGCCAAAATCAGTGATTATGTTTGTTGATTGTAGGAGTTCATTGCTAATGAAGGTGGTGGGGAGGCCCCACTTGAGGGATCGATACCAGATATGACATCTTCTACTGAGTGAGTCACTGTTTCTTCTTTGACCAAGAAGTAATTTTATCTAGGGATAATGTATGTAAAGATCACCCGAGTGTTTTACTTTTTTTCTTTGAAGGCACCCCTTTATTTAAACAACTTTACACGCTATATTTTGAAAATCAAAGTtgcaagttaaaaaaaaatagtacCATTCCACAGTCATAATAAAAACCTACAGAGTTAGAAATTAGAATCATCCAGTTAATACCAAAAGTTCAAAACTAATAACAATTCCCTAAGAATAAGCAAGATTTATTGCTCACATGTGAGGCCCGCTCCTCGGTTCGCCTTTGAAACCTATGCTTTTGACTAATATGGTTTATGCTTGTCTCCGCGACATGCCTTGGTGGGAATCTGTTGTGGAGGTCTGGGGATCAAACCCCTTGAGACACGTGAGTTACCTTCCTCAT belongs to Helianthus annuus cultivar XRQ/B chromosome 5, HanXRQr2.0-SUNRISE, whole genome shotgun sequence and includes:
- the LOC110940803 gene encoding NEDD8-activating enzyme E1 regulatory subunit AXR1; amino-acid sequence: MAEPKTKYDRQLRIWGEQGQAALEKASICLLNCGPTGSETLKNLVLGGIGSITVVDGSKVEHGDLGNNFMVSESSLGQPKAKCVCAFLQELNDAVKAKFIEEHPVTLIETNPSFFSQFTLVVATQLVEDSMVKLDRICRDANVMLIFARSYGLTGFVRISVKEHAVIESKPDHFLDDLRLNNPWPELKKFTENVDLDTSDPVVHKHIPYILILVKTAEEWAKSHGGRLPSTREEKKEFKEVIKAKMVATDEDNFKEAIEASFKVFASQGISSDLKRILDDTCAEVDSGASDFWVMVAALKEFIANEGGGEAPLEGSIPDMTSSTELYVNLQKLYQAKAEADFLVVEQRVRNILKKIGRDPYSISKTVIKSFCKNARKLTVCRYKLIEEEFNSPVLPELQKYLTDEEYSVAVGFYILLRAVDRFSANYNTFPGQFDGGMDEDISRLKTTAVSLLSDLGCNGSTLTEDLINEMCRYGAAELHAVAAYIGGVASQEVIKLITRQFVPMSGTFIFNGIDHKSQLLSL